ATAATCATGCTACTTGGGCTGCGAAAAATGAAGATACAAATATATTCTTACTGCTTGAGTTCGGTCCATGGATTGTGCAGCCGTAAATCATCCAAAAAGTGGTCTGGTTTTGATTCTATAACACAGTGCTCCTAATAAGAAATTATAAGGAAAAATGGTCAGCTTTCTTGAAAAGCTTTGGCTCGTGACTTCCTCCCAGTATGATTATACTTGTACTGTATAATGAACTGTCAAATAAGCAAGAATTTACAACCGCCAGCTCTCGATGTCAGGCACTTGATATATGTTCGGTTTAGATCTATGAAGTACCTTGACGCTGACCCTGACAAGACCAGTTAGACCATATGAACGTGCAGCAACCAACACGATATCTGCTGCCCTGCAGATACCATCTAATTTCAACAAAGAACTCTCCGGAAGCTGCAATAATTGAAACTCGCTATTAGTAACTTTGTTTCAGAGAGACTGAGAGTGAGAGCCACACTGAATATGAACGTTTTGCCTACAAATAGGCTAAAAGACTTAACAAAAACTAGGTAACACTACCAGCATCTACCCTAACAAAAGTATGGGAGAAGTAAGCCGTAAAACAGTTGGGCTGCTAACAGCACCAGACCTGAATAATCCAATAATTTGCGATCACACTCAAATATGTTACACATAAAGtaaattatttttctaaaCTGTGTGCCTAGCGTTTAGTAAATCATTAAGGAAACACAATGAACTAATTTTCAATTTAATGCTAATTCAAATGCCTGAAAAAATTGGCATTACATTCATAGTGCAATGAACTTTTGGTGCAATCGAAATTGTATATCAGGAGATTTCACTAGAAATTATATGATCcagcaaataaaataaaaacctgCGTAGAAGGCAGATCAGTTCTGACAGTTCAATAAACAATAAATCCAAGAAACAACTTCAAATTGTGCAGCTTTAGTAAGACAAAAGGTCAGAAGAAATCAACCAAAGAACCAAGCAaagatgaaacaaaataaaacacaGGCTAATATTGAAGCACACACCTGGGTAGCAATGACAACAGTGAACTGGGAAAAGAAGGAAGGATTTGTATCTATCATTGTCCCTGGAGACTCCTCAACATACTTGACTTTCACAGCATCATTGAGCTCTTGTAGAAAAGAACATACAGATTGTGCTCTTGATTGACCCAAGCATTCTTTATTCACTAAAAAAAGTTAATATAGACTACTCAGTATATATAGTTTCATCACTTTTACAGAAATAAATTTAAGAGGAACAGGAAGGATTGCATGCCACGGGAATTACACAAAAAATTATTTCCCAGGTCTGATGGTTCGACTTTGGAGCCATCTACGACAGTAACACTCCCTATTCCACCAAGCACAAGATTCTTCAACGCTTCAGTTCCTGTAGGGCCAGAGTTCAGCAAGCATATGCTAGCTTTCTCCAGTGCAGCCTGTCCTTGATCACCCCATATCCTGTATTTCATAATTAAGAACACAATGTAGCTTtcaatatatgtatatgtttatcCTTGGACTGTGTAGGGAGAAACCTAAGCAGATGGAGTAATTACAAACATAGTAAAAGTATTTTTGGGAAATGTGAAGGCTGGAGGCGAAACAATAGAATATGGCGCAAATTAGATTTATAAGGTAAAGCTTGTGTCATGGATTTATAAACTAGTCAACAATGGAACTTTTTGTAACAGAGAAACAAGAAATTTGGTTGGATAAGTAGGTCTGGTTAATGCTGAATTGCTGATTCCAAATAGCTCAATTTCAAAAGTTCTCATGCCATGATCAAGGATGAGATGCAAGATCAACCAAAGGGAGAAATCGTGCATATTAAACAAGGGGCTGACGCTGACAGCTATCAGAACTAATACGCTTCGACAAAGTACATCTAGGGTGACGATGTACCATACTAACAGCTTGCCATCTTAGCTTTGCAGGTAAGTGGCTACAAAATTCGCAATGGCTAAAATGCTGTGCAAAAGAGCTATGAAAGTAGAGGACAGTTAACATGTAACGGCAACATATGCGGATGAACTAGATTTACCCATATACACCCAACTCGAGGTTCTCAGCTAACACTCCATCAGAGAAGTCATAGATTATCATTTACCAGCACCCACTTAAGCACATCACCTAAACATCATAAAAACAGGCAGCACCTACAGTCTAAACCAGCAGGGAAACATACGCACAATCAGTATCAAACAAAGTTGCCACGAGAAATTTATCAGCTATCGGTACTTCAATGTAAAGCCTGGAGCGCTCGAATCTCTAACCAGCCGTGACACGACGACCTCCTTTAGAGAGAGTCCTCCAGCTTTGTTTCCTGATTCCTCTAGCTTCACCACCAGCTAGCCGAATCACCGCAGAAGCCCAAACCCTAGATCATTGACGGAACCTACTCGAAGCGAAGCTGAAGCGCGCGAGCGGGATTTCATCACCGAAGAACCCCTAAACCCTCGGATCGATGACAGGCACTGGGAATCTACACATCAATCACGCGGAGATGGGGGGCGAGggcggggagaggagaggagagatggGCGTCGACATGTGGTTACCTGAGCTGGCGATCGTACTTGGTCTTAGGCTCGGCTACGGcgactgcggcggcggccatggggtTTCGTGTTCCTCTCCGGCGAAGAATAAAGCGGAAGCCGAAGTGAAGGACTGGAACCAGGAGAAGGGTATCTATTCGCTTTTCAGGACTTGTTCGGATTCTCCGCACAAAGTCCAGCCCAGCCCAACCATGCCCCAAATGCAACACAGTAACAGACAGACCTGGCCTTTCCCTCAAAGCCCACTTTGGCTAGTGTAGTGCCTGGGTTTGCCCAATAAGCCCATCAGAGTACGGCCTTTGTATATATCATTCAACGACAGTCAACACCTTCCTCTCATAATACAGAAAGTCAATGCAAGATTACTTGTTTGACTAAAATGATGGGCGAAGTTAGTGATGATGGAGCTGTACAGTTAGTTGAGATACATTGCATATACACACGGCACTCCTCCTACATTAGATTCTCtcccagaaaaaaagaaggtttGCTAAAGATGCCTTGGAAAGTGTATAAAATATATGGTCCAAGTAGCTGCATTCCGAGTAAGACTAGACAATAGCTAGAGTTAGTTGTGCAGGTCATGGGTTACGTTAGACCGGATAAATCATTAATATTCTCCACTTTGCAtttccttttcattttttggaCTGCCTCTCGTTGATGATGGGTTTCCGGATAACTTGTTAATTATCTCCACTCAAAGTCAGAAGAGATTTCCGAATTGGAAATTGACGAGTCAAGAGAAGATAAGTGATAGACCAACCTCCCTCCAGAAGGCAAGAATAAGTAAGTTGAGACTTGAGACGACGGAATAATCGAAAGGACGGCAGATAAGATGAACAACACTGGTATCGATCTGTTCATTTTTATTGCCTCCAGCAGTGCTGACTGAAGCAAGAGACCAGCGAATAAAAAGGATAAATTGCACAATTATGTGTGAGATAATTGCACTAGCTAATTCTCTAAATGCAAGGAAAGGCGATGACATGTGGTAGCTTCTCGGGCATGTCCAACTGCTTAGGACGGCAAACCAGCCGTCGGTGGATGGTGATTCATCCACCAGATTTAAAATTTAGGTACTCACGTCCTATATACCTATATAATTACAACCCACTTAGTAATATCTTTTGCCTTCTGCTTCGTTCATGTCATTATCCAAGTCGTCTTAACTACTGCATATTAAGAGTCATGTATATGTAGGAATGAAGACATAGGAGGGCGTGCATGCattcatatctttttttttttttacaattttgCCTTTTGAACATTTATTCAGTGGCCGCTTGTGATATTCGTGAATTAATGTTCCACTGAGGTGCACTGGGTATCAATGTATCATCTTGTTTTCACATAAATGGGTGCATGTTGGTATAGTATTTCGCAGATTTATTGTTATGTCTCCTTAGTTTTTACTCTAAAAACTACTAAGAATGGGATCGATGGGTTATAAAATCTAATGAAATCTTACTTACCTACCCACTGGTATGATGTATGAGTTGGGGTACtattcacaattttttttttcatccgcCCGCAAACATGCAGCCGCACTCCATTTAAAAAACGGAGCAATATAATTCTACCACCAACTGTAATATTTAAGAGCATTGTAGAAGACTTTACTTTATGGTCTCATCGGTTACGTAAAGCCGATGAAAAGATATAGCCGCCAACGCTTGGCGTGACTATCTATCCTCACGGCTCGCCACTCATGTATCTCGGTCCGTTTGAGTTGAGTGAGCAACAAGTTCATACAGAATATTCACAATATAAAAAAAGTTTAGCTTTCGCACAAAATAGAAGAACTTTACTCACTGCAAGTAAGACAAGAAGGCAATTATTACAGTACAAAACACTACTCTAGTCGCTGTCAGCGCGCGCGTGAGTTGTGCGATCAGATTCACACCGAGTTCGTTGCAAACTCACCTATCCCGAACTTCATTTTAGCCATGTCAACtgctccaaagtccaaacgaATGATTGCGAGGCCTCGACAGAGAAGCATAAACTTAACAATCCTACTCGTAGTACAGCATGAATATCGATAGTGATAGTACTAGTACCATTTTAGCTCCAAGGTCCAAGCTAATTAGCCAagtcgtacgtacgtatatgCATATGAGCCCTATAAATACCATATCACGAGAGCAAGACTAGACAGATAGACCGACACAGGAAATTAAGATCGATCGAGAGTTGGAGACGATGAAGAGGCTGAGTTTCGGGCAGGGGCCGGCGGAcggcgcggccgtggcgcaggaggtgatgctgctgctggcgcgtgtggccggcgccgagagcgcgcccgcgcccgtgccgcgcgcGTTCGAGTGCAAGACGTGCAGCCGCCGGTTCCCGTCGTTCCAGGCGCTGGGCGGGCACCGCGCCAGCCACAAGCGGCCGCGGGGCACGCAGACGCCGACACCGGCATCGgcaccggcgaggaggaggaggcacggGTGCGCCGTGTGCGGCGTCGAGTTCGCGCTCGGGCAGGCGTTGGGCGGGCACATGCGGCGGCAccgcgccggagccggcgccgaggaagacgagatGGGCGGTCGCGGGGCGGTGGACGAGCGGGAGCGGGAGCATGGCGGGGAGAGTGAGACGAGGCCGGGGCTGCTGCTTGGGCTGGACCTCAACGCTGCTCCCTCCGATGGGGCAGGGACGCCGCAGCTCTTGAGCCTCTGGGTCTGAAAGACTGAACCGGTGGATGGATCGCTGCGCTTGCTCAAGCTTCCTACAGTATACTTCTCTCTAACCGAAGGAGTCTAGGATTTAATTGATCTGGGGGTGTATTGCTGCGATGATTTGGGTTTGTGGTTTGGGGCGATACAACAAGATCTTATGTCATGTAGATGTACATGTGTAATGTATGAGCATGAATATGTATGTATGATCCAGTGACAAATACATTTGAACAGTTTAGCGCGCAGATCCATCCAGGGACTATTCTGCAGTGCGTTCATGACAATTGATGGTGAAATCCATGGAACTTTTACGAGAAGATGGATGTGATCAAGAAGCTAGCTATGTCCACCTGCTGGAGACCATTCACGAAACTAGGAAACAGGTTTGAGGCCTATGCCAAACGCATGCTAAACCTTCGAGATtgtcatctaaaaaaaattcccagTCTATGGTCCCACTTTGAGAACGGTCCCACTCAACAGCTGAGTACTTcatctgttcctaaatacttgtcgctgttttagtgccggagggagtaacaagcTACGTCGACCCTCCCTAGCCAAGTTCACAGCGTGCAAGCCCGAACTTGAACTTGAGGGTTAAGCAGACTTTTTCCTCTCGTCGGCAATTATTGCATTAAAAAGTCACAGCCTATATATTTTCCCTGTCAATACAATTGCTTTCAAAGTCATAGCATTGCCATAACAAATCATGGAGTTAATTATAGATTGCCAAgttccttccctctcagcgtTACGCAACCAGCAAGCAAACCAGTATACTCCAGCAAGTAAACGAGTTGAACATCGAATAAGAGCATGCGAGATAAGAAATGCAACCGATCTTTATCAGCAGAGCAAAGAAGGTAACCTTCACAGTCCAAACCACCAACCCAGCCACCCTGTTGTTTCGTGCTAATCGTTATCAACAGAAGAGTTAGTTTCCACCAATAATAATCGTTCTGACTTCACACCCGTTTGTCCAAATCCTAACAATTGCAATTACTTAAATAACACACAAAGAAGGTAGCTCGCAAAGAATGAAaggataaaagaaaaatacaagcaCTGTATCACCACTATCTTATCCTTGTGGTGACAAGAGCTCAAGATCCGCAACAAGCCGACTTCtgtgcccctgctgcatcGGCTTCCCCCTCCGGTTTGATCTTGATAGTACCCCCCTGAAACAACAAGATTATGGTAAGGCACCATGCAATAGAAAGTGCAAACATGTTTTTGGTCCTACAGTAAGGATTGGAATACCTCAGGCTTGGAATCGCTCTCCGACAGTCTTTGTTTGATATCTCTCGCtatagaaaagaaaacctgCTCAACATTTAGGTTTGTCTTCGCACTCTGCAGGAACAATAATATACAGAAAATTATGCATGGGAAACAAATGATGAGGTATGGACAGTTGGGCACCAGTGCTGATAAATCAACATAGAATTTCACAATCACGCTGCAAGTAGGGTATATCAGAAACTGTGGCTTCTCACTAACCGTTTCAAAGAACGTGATCCCATATTCGTCAGCAAGTGCTTGCCCCTTTGAAGTGGGAACAGCCTGCACGGAAGCAATTAACAGATAAGAGAGTTATGAGTTATTATGAAGACACGAGAGAAACTGATTGCGAATTTTAAGTGCATAATATTGAACATGTTTTTTTCGTTGCACGCAGACATGCTATATATAGATCGCCAGCAATGTCTGACTGTATCAGAGTAAAACTGCACACCTTGAATCTAATTCAATGAAGATCTTTTTCTGCATTGCACATGAAACTAACCGGTCGAACATATTCAAGTCAAGCTCAAACTGCTACAGAAGAAACATGCATAGAAACAAGTTGGAAAGCAGAGTATACCCTTTTGCTTTCATCCATATCCGCTTTGTTTCCCACCAAAACTTTGTTCACATTATCTGAAGCATGTTGTTCAATGTTTCTGATCCAATTTCTTATGTCTGCGTGTCAGTTTGAAAATAATTCGAATAAGTATCATACTGAAAGAGCATCTGAAGAATAGAGTTCCATACTATTGAATGACGACTCATCGGTGACATCATAAACAAGTAAAATGCCCATTGCTCCCCTGTAGTAGGCTGCAAAAAAGAATTCCAATCAGACTAAGTTCATCCATACAATCACTAGAACTCCAGAAATAATCTTGTTTTGCTCAAACTAAAGCATACCAGTCGTTATAGTTCGAAAGCGTTCTTGGCCAGCAGTATCCCAGATCTGCAACTTAATCCGCTTGCCATCCAACTCCACAGTCCTTATCTTGAAGTCGATACTATATATTTCAAGAATGCAGTGGTCATGATTTATAACTTCTCACAAGAATTCCCATGTAAAATAATCATTGCTAAACCTGATATTTTGTGATTTCTACTGTACATACCCAATAGTGGTGATGAAGCTAGTGGTGAAGGAGCCATCTGAGAACCGTAAGAGCAGACAACTTTTGCCAACACCTACATATGCAGATAAACTAAGCTGGAATACAGCAATATATCAACTGGAAGTACGCATAGAAGTTGATTTGTCGGTTGAAGGAACAACCTAGATTATGAAGGCTTCTCTAGATATGAAATAAGATAAATATTATGTAAGCTACAAATCCTAAAGCatcacaaaataaataatggTAAGGCCACAGGAACAGGGATAAATCTAGTGGTTTAGTTCACTCTGATTCAGTAACTCAATAGCTGCGGTTAGGGGGGAAATATGAAAATTGTTATCCCACTTTTGCAATTTGCACCCAAATCGAGATGTTGTTACAGCCACTTAAAACAACAGGAGCTTGTTCCTGACTTCATGTGGCGACCAAGGTAACTACATCCTCACTTCAGTTTCTGCATGAGTTCTACAATCCAACTACTTGTGCATTGCAAGCAGGAAAAAAGAACACACTTACAGAGCACACACCAATCCCATAACATGCTTAAGAAACGACACGAAAGGTTAGATTCTATCGCCTGTTCAAATTTCGCGCCGGCCATCTCCTTAGACTCGTCTAGGCTGCCAGATCCCAACCATCACGGTCGAACCAAACTGAACACAGAAACTGGCCTTAAAGCCGCCCCAGATCTCGCGCAGATCGAGCGACGAGAGGACTCACCGCTGTCGCCGATGAGGAGGAGCTTGATGAGGTAGTCGTAGTCGGCACGAGCCCTAGCCGGGggcgccgccatcgcgccctATCTCCCGAGCCCTAACCGCCACCACCAACAGCAACCAGATTATTTATAgattgaagaaaacaacgaATGCGCAAGCCAAACCAAAGCAGACCAAAACGAGGAGACGAGCACGGACGGACCGAGCGTGGGACGGCGTCGCGCGCTCCGGCGATGAATCCCTGTCGTCTGCTTCGTCGTTCTCTCCGGAGGAGCAGCGAAGGCGGTGAGGGGGCGAGGCCGGAGGGAGGGGCGAGCACAGCGCAACCAGGCTTGGGTTGTTGGGTTGGGTTCGCGTTTGCTCGATCGGATGGAAAGGCGTTGGCGGCGTCGGTGGTGGAACCGCGGAAGGGTCCGCCCGCCATTGGACTTTGCTGATGCCTGATCGCCCTTTCAGCCCAGTAAGCAGTGGGCCAGTAGTAGTTGTCTTTTTCGTTGGGCCAGCTCGTGGAGAATTTAGCACGTCGTTACCTCTGTGATTACGTTGGGCTGTTAAGTTAACAACCACCGTGGTTACGACGAGCTGTCCCTTAATCTTAGTTCAGGCCCATTAACGAGCACCAGTTGATTTTTTCACGTTAATTGTCCCTGGAATACGTAGGTTCCAGACCCCCTAAAGAAAAACGTAGGTTCCAGACAGCCATTCAGGATCAGGTGGTGACTTTCCACGTCGTCGTGTCGAAATTTCGCCCATTTGCAGCTACAAAACCTTATACCCGTGGggataggattttttttttcgaaaaggaagaaaactcccggtctctgcatcaatcgatgcacacaaacATCATATTATTAAAGTCAACACAATATTATCATCCAAAGTTacatctcaaaaataaaataagagaCCAAGAAATCAACCAGTCTCAAGTCTAAGTCCGGCGCGCCACCCAAACTGGCTGTAAAACTCCCGTGCTACCATCTACGGCCGTAGGAATAGGATTTGCCGAGCGATCACACAAGCAGGATATACGTTGTTGTACATCGTCGGCTCGTGGAGTACTCCTGGTTTAGAGAAATACGGATTCAAAGTGCACTGGTCGaggtttctaaaaaaaaaaagttcacaGGTTGACCCAGAAATAGTTCAAACTCGCAGCAGGCCGCGTACAAGACCCGGCACCGAGTATCGCTTAATATTAGCCGGACCTATCGGGTGTACTTACTAAATTTTAAGCCGTCGGTCTGCAGAAAATACGGATTACGACTACGAATTACGAATAGTCCACTTGCTGAGCCAGAGAAATCAGTTCGAATTTGCAACGCGCGGTGGAGTTTAGGTGCCTAGTCACGGTCGATCGCGGCCGACTCGAGTAGAGTACAGGACACCGGTGGCTTAACtaatcttttcttcttttggaaAACTCTCAGCTAATCCCTACTGGATGGCGCAATCAAGAAATATCTATCTAGCCTCCACGTGCacgatttgaaattcaaaatctgGAGGGTGTGGAATGCATGCTGCATGACATTTCTTTCAGAGACGTACGCTCCAAGTTCCCAGTGTTCAAGCATAACAGAACAGAGTAAAGTCACAACACCTATCAGCTATTCCAGACAATCTATGTTTAAAGCTTTTTCGATTACTCGTACTGCTTCTAGTTAGTCATTTCACTCCTCTGCGTACGGATGGAATTCAACCGAGAGTGTCGGGGCATCAGGAGCGCACAGAATTCTCCAGAGCAGACGATATGTGATCACCTGATTGATTGATTTCGTGTTGGGCTCAATAAAAACACACGCGCCAACCTTGGACCAAGGAGGTGATCGACCCAGGCATAACTTTGATCGTCAGTCCGGCCGCTATAACTAATCGGACAAACAGAACCAATCGAACCGAGACGAAACCACCGGCTCCATTCATTTCTGTCTACCAACTTTCCTTGAGACAGGGAATTTAAACCTTGTTTATCACATCACTGTCATCCGTGGACCCTGATTAATTGCGTGCCCTTGCCGGCCAACAATTGAACGCACGGCCTGCCTTCCGAATAAATCACTGCCACTGGATTTAcaccatccatccatcgatcgCGCAGGAGGAGACCGTGCTAAGCGCCTCGATCAATAAGACTGGGGAGCATGCAGGAGAGGAACAGTTTCACTGAGTAAATAATTTCGAGAGATCTCGTCCGGTGTCCGTCCAATATTGTGGTAATCTCCTCCCAAATCGCCCCACACGTGCACTCACGTGCTTATCGCGCGTTCCGTGTACCACTGCATGTTTTACACCACATATAACACATGCACAAGTTAAATTGGCCGcttataaaatatttaaactGCCCGCCAGGGCGATCAAGCTCTGCCACGTCGGCGACTTAAGCCAGTAAGAAACATGGTCAGGCTGCTGACCGAAACGCTTCCAAACAAGCAAGAAACAGattttgctgctgccgtgccgTGGGCCCACACGGAAGAGAGTGAGCGAATGAATGAATTAATCCACGAGGGAGGCAGCGGGGTTGAAAAGGGCAGGTGCGGAATCCCACGAAACCGCTGCCGCGCGGGCGCAAGCGCCGCCACCGAACGCGCCCCCGCCTGCATCGCGGGCACCGCAGGCGCCTCTTCCCGGattcccctccctccctccctccctccctcgcgGAGACGACGCGGCCGCCCCCAAATCCAGCGTTCCCCGTCCCGGCCCCTCCGCGCGCCGCTTCCACCCTCTCAAATACGCTGCCGCGTCCACCTTCGTACACGCTCGGAGGATCACCACTGCCCCGCGGTCCGGTCGGATTGGATTAAGACAGGCGGTTGGTTGTTTGGTTTGTTCCGGGCGCGGGGGCCTGGATGATGGGCGGTACGAGCACCAGCggcgggggccggcggcggaggtggacgcaGCGGTCGTGCCGGACGGGGGGAGGCGGGGTCGTCAGGCGAACGGtggcggtgccggcgccggcccacGAGGAGCGTGGCGCGATTACCAAAGGTGAGCGTCGGGTGTGCTTCCCGCGATTAATTGGCCTGGCGTTTCGATTTGTGGCTACATACGGTTGCTTCATGCAATCGAGCACCGTAGGTTGCATGTTTTTCGTTGATTTTGCTGGGTCATTTCACACGGGTAAAGTCAGTGATCGCTTCCATGAATGGAATTGTGTGTTGCTTGGTCTGTTTGTATCGTTTGGTGTTGCTTCTAGGACAAGATCACGGAGCAACTATGGAAAGTTGTGATGAAGAAAATACAAGCATGTTTCGTTTTAGTGTTTGTCCTAGGAAAACTAACATGTATAAAAAGATCATGGAAAAAATTCATAGAGCAACTTTGACCACATATACTGCGATAATATATGTAGCATACAACTCGGGAACGTAGAGTGGGGATTTGTCCTGTTAGTGGGGTGAAACTTGTTTCGGAGTTTcccattttgttttcttctgccAATTCGAGAGCACAAACTATCTTAGCCGGAAAGCAAGTAGAAGGATCATGGTTGCAGCTTAATTTACTCATCCCTTATGATGCTCCTGTAATTCTGTATATAGTGACATGGGTATGCTGAGATTTGATGTGTAGTCCTGTAAATCTGTGAATTTTGCTAGTGCTCTGTATCTTTGAGTAGTTCTTATGGATCAAAGGAAGACTTCCGttaaaaagaaataaacaatGCTGCTTGCTTTGGAGTTGACCTGTTCTTATATGGCTTCATGTCCTTCTACTCAGGGCTTACTCATGTGGACAAGCAACAGCGTGTCTGTGGACTATTATCAGATTCCAGAAGTAGCAGTGGATGCACAACAAAAGAATTCGTAAGTTGTCTGCAACTTAGAAACTTTCTTATCTTGAACTGTTGTATTTTCTGCCACTTCATGTTTCTGAAGTTTGTTTCTCGATACAGCTTTACTCAGACTTATGTGAATTTAAGCATAAGAGATCCAGCAGCAATATATCCAAATTGCCAATAGCTTCACAAAGAagctcctcttcttcgccAATAGAGAATGAAGTCCCTAGAAAGAAGGTGTTGCTTCATGCGAGCAGTAACGTTTCAGATTATTGGTTGCCCTATCGGCTTAAATTTCATCGtggaaaagaaataaatagtGCAAAGCAAGCTCCTACACTAAAGAAATCCAGTGGCATGAATAGTTTCAGTTATCAATTGGCTAGAAGTGCTGGAAAATCTGATTCTATGAAGATAGGTCCATTAGATGCCAAGTGTTCCCTTTCAGAGAAAATGTCACTGTTAGGCCGAACGCAGCATGGTCGTAGTCATCTGAATCAAAACTTCATGGTTGCATCAAATCAGAGGCATAAGATTGCACAACATGTAGAAGCAACCAACATTTTAAGAAAGGATATTGTTCAAAAGCAGTCTGATGCTTCAACAGGAAGACACTGGCAAACTTTGTTGGATAATGCATTAGTCCGAAGGAGTTTGCAGCTACCAAATCCAAATGAAGAATCATCGGAACTATGGAGCTGTACAAACAGTGAATCTGATAAGGCCGTATGCTTTTCCTCGAGTGACAGCATTGATGGTTTGCAAGTATCTTTTTCCAGTGACACTAGTGAAACGAGTGACAACTCCAAATTATCCAGTGATCAATGGAGGATGACCTTCAATAAGGTATTCCATAGAAGCTGTTCTTACCAAAGCTGATTAAATGCTTCACAATAAATTCACTTAGTATCAgtattttcttatttatttatttttggaggAAAGCCAAGATGGCTGCATAATATTTTCTTATGAAACCGTATTACATTATCCATTGTCATTAAAATGAAACATCAAATTTCCTAGCTAAGTTGAGACCCTTCTTTTTTACGTATGAGTAAAAATACGATCTAAATATTTTCCTTTGTCTTTTGGTTTTGCTTTGCGTCAAATATCCTAGCTAAGTTGAGCTCCTTCTTTTTTACATTTCAGGTACACTGTCCACTTGCTGCACGCATAAATTCTGTGTCCCTAACTACCTGCAAAGAGATCGAGCATCCAAGCCCGGTATCTGTCCTTGAACCTCTAGCTGAAGATTTCTCTGATGCTGAAAATGTCAAGCAAGATACAGCAGATCCTCACGGTCAGCAATCTTGCCATTCTTATGATTCAATCATCATTTGTTGTAACTAATTTGATGTTGCTTATGAATGCAGATCCCCAGCTAAGACCTGAGCTAGTGAATTTTCCATCAGTAAAAACTGTTGCTGAGGTAGGACCAATGGGTGGATTTGATGATTACTTATGCTGTGAGATGGAGGCTGGTGAAAATGCTGAAACCATACAGCTGGTTGAGGAAATCCATGAAGAAtttgaagatgaagaggaaaGAGACTTTTCCTACTTGTTGGATATACTA
This is a stretch of genomic DNA from Brachypodium distachyon strain Bd21 chromosome 1, Brachypodium_distachyon_v3.0, whole genome shotgun sequence. It encodes these proteins:
- the LOC112269747 gene encoding zinc finger protein ZAT12-like, whose protein sequence is MKRLSFGQGPADGAAVAQEVMLLLARVAGAESAPAPVPRAFECKTCSRRFPSFQALGGHRASHKRPRGTQTPTPASAPARRRRHGCAVCGVEFALGQALGGHMRRHRAGAGAEEDEMGGRGAVDEREREHGGESETRPGLLLGLDLNAAPSDGAGTPQLLSLWV
- the LOC100845773 gene encoding ras-related protein RABE1c is translated as MAAPPARARADYDYLIKLLLIGDSGVGKSCLLLRFSDGSFTTSFITTIGIDFKIRTVELDGKRIKLQIWDTAGQERFRTITTAYYRGAMGILLVYDVTDESSFNNIRNWIRNIEQHASDNVNKVLVGNKADMDESKRAVPTSKGQALADEYGITFFETSAKTNLNVEQVFFSIARDIKQRLSESDSKPEGGTIKIKPEGEADAAGAQKSACCGS
- the LOC100838943 gene encoding uncharacterized protein LOC100838943, which produces MMGGTSTSGGGRRRRWTQRSCRTGGGGVVRRTVAVPAPAHEERGAITKGLTHVDKQQRVCGLLSDSRSSSGCTTKEFLYSDLCEFKHKRSSSNISKLPIASQRSSSSSPIENEVPRKKVLLHASSNVSDYWLPYRLKFHRGKEINSAKQAPTLKKSSGMNSFSYQLARSAGKSDSMKIGPLDAKCSLSEKMSLLGRTQHGRSHLNQNFMVASNQRHKIAQHVEATNILRKDIVQKQSDASTGRHWQTLLDNALVRRSLQLPNPNEESSELWSCTNSESDKAVCFSSSDSIDGLQVSFSSDTSETSDNSKLSSDQWRMTFNKVHCPLAARINSVSLTTCKEIEHPSPVSVLEPLAEDFSDAENVKQDTADPHDPQLRPELVNFPSVKTVAEVGPMGGFDDYLCCEMEAGENAETIQLVEEIHEEFEDEEERDFSYLLDILISSGIHGTEEDQMYKVCQSLDCPTGYDVFDKLESKYMKVAQWSRSDRKLTFDMVNSILSEILAPCLDMHPWVTTARNMAPVWGSEGLLEKVLQILVRRQEELALCVREPKAEKKVFDHKWPDLADYIDRAGRDVEKMIKDDLLEELVLDLLSS